A portion of the Paenibacillus hamazuiensis genome contains these proteins:
- a CDS encoding PTS sugar transporter subunit IIA, whose protein sequence is MNIQGLLHEQSIMIPLDASDKESCIRAMIDGLEKAGCIGDKAAYLDAVLKREQTGSTGIGFGVAIPHGKSAGVTKPGLAFAKLAKPLDWQSLDGNPVSIVFMIAVPEAAAGNEHLQILIALSRKLIDEQFRESLLSVTEPQQLTAILQNI, encoded by the coding sequence ATGAACATTCAAGGACTTCTGCATGAACAAAGCATTATGATACCGCTGGACGCATCGGATAAAGAAAGCTGCATCCGCGCGATGATCGACGGACTCGAGAAAGCCGGCTGCATCGGCGACAAAGCCGCGTATTTGGATGCGGTTCTGAAGCGCGAGCAAACCGGATCGACGGGGATCGGCTTCGGGGTAGCGATTCCCCACGGCAAATCCGCCGGCGTCACGAAGCCGGGCCTCGCGTTCGCCAAGCTGGCGAAGCCGCTTGACTGGCAGTCGCTCGACGGGAATCCGGTATCGATCGTCTTTATGATCGCGGTGCCGGAGGCGGCTGCGGGCAACGAGCATTTGCAAATTTTGATCGCCTTGTCCCGCAAGCTGATCGACGAGCAGTTCCGCGAAAGCCTGCTCAGCGTAACCGAGCCGCAGCAATTGACCGCTATTTTGCAAAACATTTAA
- the ptsP gene encoding phosphoenolpyruvate--protein phosphotransferase, whose protein sequence is MEEKQLQGLGVSAGIRIGKAFVYAPVRLTDIEKKKTDDPTREIERLRQAKARCQEELQALIERAVSTLGEEKAVILKGQISFLQDPTFFPPMEKLIEKDGWTAETAVHQIVTQIAGLFEGMANEYMRERAADVRDVGNRLFAQLSERKGTELSDIREQVILVADDLTPSDTVQLDKNKVLGFVTRIGGKTSHTAILANSLGIAAVLGLGDAVDAIRHGDEIVIDGTTGRCFVNPSEGTKASYLQQLEREEAERVELAAYAAREAVTKDGFRVELAANIGTVEEAQGLLELGAEGIGLYRTEFLFMGQSSMPDEETQFAAYRAVAEAVQGKPVVIRTLDIGGDKELPYLELPKEMNPFLGYRAIRLCLDRKELLLTQLRAILRASVYGTVKIMFPMISGMDEWRQAHSLYEEAREQLRAEGKAVAETIELGIMIEIPSAALMAPSFAKEVDFFSIGTNDLVQYTVAVDRMNEKVAHLYDYFHPAVIRLIKTVIDASNKYGIWTGMCGSMAGDPLAAPLLLGLGLHEWSMSASSLTRVKKVVTDMKRSECVALAERILEMDTAAEVRQALEAFRRPVSV, encoded by the coding sequence ATGGAGGAGAAACAGCTGCAAGGGCTCGGGGTGTCGGCGGGGATCCGGATAGGGAAAGCCTTCGTATACGCGCCGGTCCGATTGACGGATATAGAGAAGAAGAAAACCGACGATCCCACCCGCGAAATCGAGCGGCTCCGGCAGGCGAAAGCCCGCTGCCAGGAAGAGCTGCAGGCTTTGATTGAGCGTGCCGTGAGCACACTGGGGGAGGAAAAGGCGGTCATCCTGAAAGGGCAGATCAGCTTTTTGCAGGACCCGACCTTCTTTCCGCCGATGGAGAAATTGATCGAAAAAGACGGATGGACGGCGGAAACGGCGGTTCATCAAATTGTGACGCAGATCGCCGGGCTTTTCGAAGGCATGGCTAACGAATATATGAGGGAGCGGGCGGCGGACGTCCGCGATGTGGGGAACCGGCTGTTTGCGCAGCTGTCCGAACGTAAAGGGACCGAGCTTTCCGACATCCGGGAACAGGTCATTCTCGTCGCCGACGATTTGACGCCTTCCGATACGGTGCAGCTCGATAAAAACAAGGTGCTCGGCTTCGTCACACGCATCGGGGGAAAAACATCTCATACCGCGATTCTCGCAAACTCCTTGGGGATTGCAGCTGTGCTCGGTTTGGGCGACGCGGTGGATGCGATCCGGCATGGCGACGAGATCGTGATCGACGGTACGACAGGACGCTGCTTCGTGAACCCTTCCGAGGGGACGAAAGCTTCGTATTTGCAGCAGCTGGAGCGGGAAGAAGCGGAGCGGGTCGAGCTGGCGGCGTACGCTGCTCGCGAAGCGGTCACGAAGGACGGCTTCCGCGTCGAGCTGGCGGCGAACATCGGCACGGTGGAAGAAGCTCAGGGATTGCTGGAGCTTGGTGCCGAAGGCATTGGCTTGTATCGGACGGAGTTTCTGTTCATGGGACAGTCGAGCATGCCGGACGAGGAGACTCAATTTGCCGCTTATCGAGCGGTCGCTGAGGCGGTGCAGGGCAAACCGGTCGTCATTCGCACGCTGGACATCGGCGGGGACAAGGAGCTGCCGTATCTCGAGCTGCCGAAGGAAATGAATCCGTTCCTCGGGTATCGGGCGATTCGGCTTTGTTTGGACCGCAAGGAGCTGCTGCTTACCCAGCTTCGGGCGATTTTGCGGGCGAGCGTATACGGCACCGTCAAAATCATGTTCCCGATGATCTCGGGCATGGACGAATGGCGGCAAGCCCACAGCCTGTACGAAGAAGCGCGGGAGCAGCTTCGCGCGGAAGGGAAGGCGGTCGCCGAGACGATCGAGCTCGGCATCATGATCGAGATTCCGTCCGCGGCGCTGATGGCGCCGAGCTTCGCGAAGGAAGTCGACTTTTTCAGCATCGGCACGAACGATCTCGTGCAGTACACGGTCGCGGTCGACCGGATGAACGAGAAGGTCGCGCATCTGTACGACTACTTCCATCCGGCGGTCATTCGTTTGATCAAAACGGTCATCGATGCGTCGAACAAATACGGCATATGGACCGGCATGTGCGGCAGCATGGCGGGCGATCCGCTGGCAGCGCCGCTGCTGCTCGGCCTCGGGCTGCACGAGTGGAGCATGTCCGCGTCTTCGCTGACCAGGGTGAAGAAGGTCGTGACGGACATGAAGCGCAGCGAATGCGTCGCTTTGGCCGAACGCATCCTCGAGATGGATACGGCCGCGGAGGTTCGGCAGGCGTTGGAGGCGTTTCGCCGGCCGGTTTCGGTGTGA
- a CDS encoding copper amine oxidase N-terminal domain-containing protein has protein sequence MKMKAAALKLAIALTICSAGCAAPRVSAEDYATSRTEFRSPPASSAEVISIQVNGHNLALEQPPVTANGSTLVPFRSIFEELGAKVEWDGNTSTVTASKGLNLISLTIGSNTATRNSEQILLDAPPVNLNGSTLVPVRFIAESLGAKVEWSADTRTVRISTQPEGVSPPASSKSAADTVLTGTFAYPWTNPLNFGTAEVSKLENSRYHLHVSVVHGFSHSLGELDSDFTFDGKAFIFSNPEYSKLTMAFTENSITIDYPGDGFGGYNAEPKGTFYLQNSGIDDAPFLTKLYTDLQIPDSYRHGFTDVYTYHIGGTQDALLVRSRSSINRSKIISENLAIYDTSSQSFEPLGEITGYTKHDLGKKLEAFSGSEELIYELLNKEYADRFTGLQMQKFDDGDRTAGDPEQFRLTDAEAFYVVTGSENTTSISENFRDQNNIGSIFRTEVDHSDADSVTIHIYELVRNGKNDEHTATIDWLEVNRSNGRVKSILFK, from the coding sequence ATGAAGATGAAAGCAGCCGCTTTGAAGCTGGCGATTGCGCTAACTATATGTTCTGCCGGATGTGCCGCGCCCCGGGTATCGGCGGAAGACTACGCAACCAGCCGGACGGAATTTCGCTCGCCACCGGCTTCTTCCGCCGAAGTCATTTCCATACAAGTAAACGGCCATAATTTGGCGCTCGAGCAGCCGCCTGTCACCGCGAACGGCAGTACGCTCGTCCCGTTTCGAAGCATATTCGAGGAGCTGGGAGCGAAGGTCGAATGGGACGGAAATACCTCGACTGTAACTGCAAGCAAAGGTCTGAATCTCATTTCGTTGACAATAGGGTCCAATACGGCAACCCGCAACAGCGAGCAGATCTTACTCGATGCTCCGCCTGTAAATCTTAACGGCAGTACTTTGGTGCCCGTTCGTTTTATCGCAGAATCTCTTGGCGCAAAGGTCGAATGGTCGGCGGATACGAGAACGGTTCGGATTTCGACGCAGCCCGAGGGCGTAAGTCCGCCGGCTTCGTCAAAATCCGCGGCCGATACGGTCCTGACCGGCACATTTGCGTATCCCTGGACCAATCCGTTAAACTTCGGCACGGCCGAAGTGAGCAAATTGGAGAACAGCCGTTATCATCTGCACGTTTCGGTCGTACATGGGTTTAGCCACAGTCTGGGCGAGCTCGACTCCGACTTCACCTTCGACGGCAAGGCGTTTATTTTCTCCAATCCGGAATACAGCAAGCTTACTATGGCTTTTACTGAAAACTCCATAACCATCGATTACCCGGGTGACGGCTTTGGCGGATATAACGCTGAACCCAAAGGGACATTTTATCTGCAAAATTCAGGAATTGACGATGCTCCATTTCTGACAAAACTTTATACCGATTTGCAAATCCCCGATTCGTACCGGCACGGTTTTACCGATGTATACACTTACCATATAGGCGGGACGCAGGATGCGCTGCTCGTTCGGTCTCGCAGCAGTATCAATCGCTCGAAAATCATCAGCGAAAATCTGGCAATCTATGATACGTCTTCGCAAAGCTTTGAACCTCTAGGAGAAATAACGGGGTATACCAAACATGATCTCGGCAAAAAGCTTGAAGCTTTTTCCGGGAGCGAGGAATTGATTTATGAGCTCTTGAATAAAGAATACGCCGACCGATTCACCGGGCTGCAAATGCAAAAATTCGATGATGGCGACCGGACTGCAGGCGATCCCGAACAGTTTCGTCTGACCGATGCCGAAGCTTTTTACGTAGTTACCGGTTCTGAGAATACAACTTCTATTTCCGAAAATTTTCGCGATCAAAATAACATCGGATCCATATTTCGGACTGAGGTCGATCACTCCGATGCCGATAGCGTTACCATTCATATTTATGAGCTTGTCCGCAACGGCAAGAATGACGAGCATACCGCGACTATCGATTGGCTTGAAGTAAACCGTTCGAACGGGCGAGTGAAGAGCATATTATTCAAATAG
- a CDS encoding HPr family phosphocarrier protein: MLTKDVTIRNESGFHIRPAQLFTEKAASFQSDVKVIVHKDADNTEVDGKSILGLMTLGLEKGSVITIATEGSDAEAALDALTSLVESGFGEA; the protein is encoded by the coding sequence ATGTTAACTAAAGACGTAACGATCCGGAACGAGTCCGGTTTCCATATTCGCCCGGCCCAGCTGTTTACCGAGAAAGCCGCTTCTTTTCAGTCCGACGTGAAGGTGATCGTGCACAAAGACGCGGACAATACGGAAGTGGACGGCAAAAGCATTTTGGGGCTGATGACGCTCGGGCTGGAAAAAGGCTCGGTCATCACCATCGCTACGGAAGGCTCCGATGCGGAGGCGGCGCTGGATGCGCTGACGTCCCTGGTGGAGAGCGGCTTCGGGGAAGCCTGA